In the Arthrobacter zhaoxinii genome, one interval contains:
- a CDS encoding BCCT family transporter, whose translation MLEGQREQEAALTRGVPAKLDKVIFAVTGVLAIAFIAWGFFGTDSLSSVSSAALDWVITNAGWFFVLLASFLVVYVIWLAVGRYGKIPLGQDGEEPQFKTISWISMMFAAGMGIGLMFYGAAEPLFYYVSPPPGTVDGQTPEALQTAMGTSLFHWGLHPWAMYAVVGIAMAYGTYRLGRRQLISSAFTSLFGVKRVEGPLGKVLNIFAIFATLFGTAASLGLGALQIGSGLQSVGFLGTAGTTVLVAIVAILTGCFVASAVSGISRGIQWLSNINMVLAVVLAAIVFVVGPTLFILNVIPAAIGDYAANMASMASRTEVSGDESMRAWLSSWTIFYWAWWLSWTPFVGMFIARISRGRTIRQFVTGVLAVPFVVSVVWFSIFGGAAIGIQREADANGTPGLTTMVDGEPTIDFDGSLFDLIAALPMPNLLAAAVGILAMVLVAIFFVTGADSASIIMASLSSNGAEHPSRGVVIFWGVLTGAVAAVMMLAGGDDPAEALDGLQRITIVAALPFAVVMLLMTIALAKDLAKDPLSLRRRLAVSVVDRAIQAGVEEHGSSFDLHTTEHDDGPEAGTPVNAAPDRK comes from the coding sequence ATGCTCGAGGGGCAGCGGGAGCAGGAAGCGGCACTCACCCGCGGCGTGCCTGCGAAGCTCGACAAAGTGATCTTCGCCGTCACCGGTGTCCTTGCAATCGCCTTCATTGCCTGGGGCTTCTTCGGGACCGACAGCCTCTCCTCCGTCTCCTCGGCGGCACTGGACTGGGTCATCACTAACGCCGGCTGGTTCTTTGTGCTCCTTGCCTCGTTCCTCGTGGTCTACGTGATCTGGCTGGCTGTGGGACGCTACGGCAAGATTCCCCTGGGCCAGGACGGCGAGGAACCGCAGTTCAAGACGATTTCCTGGATCTCCATGATGTTCGCCGCCGGCATGGGCATCGGCCTGATGTTCTACGGCGCGGCCGAGCCCTTGTTCTACTACGTCTCCCCTCCCCCCGGCACCGTTGACGGCCAGACCCCTGAGGCCCTGCAGACCGCCATGGGTACGTCACTGTTCCACTGGGGCCTGCATCCGTGGGCCATGTACGCCGTTGTCGGCATTGCCATGGCCTACGGCACCTACCGCCTCGGCCGCCGCCAGCTGATTTCCTCGGCCTTCACCTCACTCTTCGGCGTGAAGCGGGTAGAGGGACCGCTGGGCAAGGTGCTGAACATCTTCGCCATCTTCGCGACCCTGTTCGGCACCGCTGCTTCGCTCGGCCTCGGCGCCCTGCAGATCGGCAGCGGCCTGCAGTCCGTTGGTTTCCTTGGGACCGCGGGAACCACGGTTCTGGTCGCGATCGTCGCGATCCTCACCGGCTGCTTCGTGGCGTCCGCCGTGTCCGGCATCTCCCGCGGCATCCAGTGGCTGTCCAACATCAACATGGTCCTCGCTGTGGTGCTGGCAGCCATCGTTTTTGTTGTCGGGCCGACGCTCTTCATCCTCAACGTCATCCCGGCAGCCATCGGCGACTACGCCGCCAACATGGCCTCCATGGCCTCCCGCACCGAGGTCTCAGGCGACGAATCCATGCGCGCCTGGCTCTCCAGCTGGACCATCTTCTACTGGGCCTGGTGGCTGTCCTGGACGCCGTTCGTCGGTATGTTCATCGCCCGCATCAGCCGCGGCCGCACCATCCGCCAGTTCGTCACCGGCGTCCTGGCAGTTCCTTTCGTAGTCAGCGTGGTCTGGTTCTCCATCTTCGGCGGCGCCGCGATCGGCATCCAGCGTGAAGCGGATGCCAACGGCACGCCCGGACTCACCACTATGGTCGACGGCGAACCCACCATTGATTTCGACGGCTCGCTGTTCGATCTGATTGCAGCCCTCCCCATGCCGAACCTCCTGGCCGCCGCGGTGGGCATCCTTGCCATGGTCCTGGTGGCCATCTTCTTCGTCACCGGAGCAGATTCGGCATCCATCATCATGGCCTCCCTGAGCTCCAACGGGGCCGAGCACCCGTCCCGCGGCGTCGTGATCTTCTGGGGTGTCCTCACCGGCGCCGTGGCGGCGGTAATGATGCTGGCCGGCGGTGATGACCCTGCGGAGGCGCTGGACGGCCTGCAACGGATCACCATTGTGGCCGCGCTGCCCTTTGCCGTGGTCATGCTGCTGATGACCATCGCCCTCGCCAAGGACCTGGCCAAGGACCCGCTCTCGCTGCGGCGCCGGCTTGCCGTTTCCGTGGTGGACCGGGCCATCCAGGCCGGCGTGGAGGAACATGGTTCCTCCTTCGACCTGCACACCACCGAGCACGACGACGGCCCGGAAGCAGGCACCCCGGTGAACGCTGCGCCGGACCGTAAGTAG
- a CDS encoding alpha/beta hydrolase, which produces MRKNLGILAVSAALLGSSLAAAPAVAAPAAPAAPAIAAPAPAIRTDVVITSFDGTPIHTNFFPATGLAAGQKAPTVMVGPGFGLPGGRLPLTSTSTLIGSIGIAPLRDAGYNVVTWDPRGFGLSGGEAYVNNPAYEGRDGSAIIDYIAAQPEARLDSPGDPVLGMAGASYGGGIQFVLASQDQRVDAITPTIAWNDLTTSLYKAGSFKSGWGALLCAEGTALGQLGSLVGNQGALAAPVRKACQEGLTYPNQLSAESIAYFESLTPDSLFTSITAPTLIIQGTADTLFTLDEARRNYELIRGTGTPTKMLQFCGGHGLCNSVAGPDRITPAVLNWFARYLRNEPVDTGAAFQFIDQAGVTRGAPGYPQVTGALSGAGRGSIILSPAAVSGAVVAAAVAPVAVNVPISAPTVTTSVYGAPQLTLTYRGSARQANTHVYAQIIDRSRSSLVLGNQVTPVPVILDGKEHTLTLPLEEVSYTAGPNTRLVLQITPATSVYALPKATALTSFTASVTVPTVANYPAIP; this is translated from the coding sequence ATGAGGAAAAACCTGGGCATTTTGGCGGTCTCCGCCGCGCTGCTGGGCTCGTCCCTGGCAGCGGCACCCGCCGTCGCCGCACCGGCAGCACCGGCAGCACCGGCAATTGCTGCACCCGCGCCTGCCATCCGCACCGACGTCGTGATCACCAGTTTCGACGGCACCCCCATCCACACCAATTTCTTCCCCGCCACCGGCCTTGCCGCCGGACAAAAGGCACCCACCGTGATGGTGGGGCCCGGGTTCGGGCTGCCTGGCGGGCGCCTCCCGCTGACGTCCACCAGCACGCTGATCGGTTCCATCGGTATCGCCCCGCTGCGGGACGCCGGCTACAACGTGGTGACCTGGGATCCGCGCGGCTTCGGGCTCAGCGGTGGCGAGGCCTACGTCAACAACCCTGCCTACGAAGGCCGGGACGGCTCTGCCATCATCGACTACATCGCGGCCCAGCCCGAAGCCCGGCTGGATTCCCCCGGTGACCCCGTCCTCGGCATGGCCGGTGCGTCCTACGGCGGCGGCATCCAGTTTGTCCTCGCCTCGCAGGACCAGCGGGTGGATGCCATCACGCCCACCATCGCCTGGAATGACCTCACCACCAGCCTGTACAAGGCCGGTTCCTTCAAGAGCGGCTGGGGCGCCCTGCTCTGCGCCGAGGGGACGGCCTTGGGACAGCTGGGATCCCTCGTGGGCAACCAGGGTGCCCTCGCCGCCCCGGTCCGCAAAGCCTGCCAGGAAGGGCTGACCTACCCGAACCAGCTCAGCGCCGAATCCATCGCCTACTTCGAATCCCTCACCCCGGACAGCCTGTTCACCTCGATTACCGCTCCCACCCTGATCATCCAGGGCACCGCGGATACGCTCTTTACCCTGGACGAGGCCCGGCGCAACTATGAGCTCATCCGCGGCACCGGCACACCTACCAAAATGCTGCAGTTCTGCGGCGGCCACGGGTTGTGCAACTCCGTTGCCGGGCCGGACCGGATCACCCCCGCGGTGCTGAACTGGTTTGCCCGCTATCTGCGGAACGAGCCGGTGGACACCGGTGCTGCGTTCCAGTTCATCGACCAGGCCGGCGTGACCCGGGGAGCTCCGGGTTACCCGCAGGTCACCGGGGCCCTGTCCGGCGCAGGAAGGGGATCGATCATCCTCTCCCCCGCTGCCGTGAGCGGTGCCGTCGTGGCAGCCGCTGTCGCGCCGGTGGCGGTCAATGTCCCCATCAGCGCACCCACGGTGACGACGTCGGTCTACGGTGCCCCGCAGCTGACGCTCACTTACCGCGGCTCGGCCCGGCAGGCCAACACCCACGTCTATGCCCAGATCATTGACCGGTCCCGGTCCTCCCTGGTGCTGGGCAATCAGGTCACCCCGGTTCCGGTGATCCTGGACGGGAAGGAGCACACTCTGACCCTCCCGCTGGAAGAGGTCTCCTATACCGCCGGGCCCAACACCCGGCTGGTCCTGCAGATCACGCCCGCCACCTCCGTCTATGCCCTGCCGAAAGCAACCGCTTTGACCAGCTTCACGGCGTCGGTCACGGTACCGACCGTGGCGAACTACCCGGCAATCCCCTAA